One window of Watersipora subatra chromosome 3, tzWatSuba1.1, whole genome shotgun sequence genomic DNA carries:
- the LOC137391407 gene encoding uncharacterized protein, giving the protein MPVGNLQEFKPDVEDWSTYKTRLTSWMVINDITAADKKKASLIAVLGGEAVQLLINLCSPDRLDDQSFAQCVTLLDGHYGRRNEVAEAYVFDTRTQSATESIPEFVLALKRLSTHCNFGPSDQLKQKLRNRLVAGVRSDAIRQALIREGPTLTWDAAVTLASQMDDYQSSAMAQQSNNPTAEIKTTQSGRKGPAAQRFQVPQNSAPGLGPPATKAKYLTSKCWRCGKSNHSADQCRFRDATCHNCGRLGHIKPMCTRKRAQTNSTQANAAHAADHVEAEQMCSDFDNVSLAQTLRAANSHNSNPYCVTVSVNGVDLVMEIDTGATVSLIPYDVYQKHFANAKLTPSGMQFCSFTGDMVMSEGKFLVSVKHFGRARQLWLHVLRASRFTLLGRDWLKELPIDWQSIKLTI; this is encoded by the exons ATGCCTGTTGGAAATTTGCAAGAATTTAAACCCGATGTTGAGGACTGGTCTACCTATAAAACGAGGCTTACCTCTTGGATGGTTATAAACGATATAACGGCGGCTGATAAGAAGAAGGCGTCTTTGATTGCTGTACTGGGCGGTGAGGCGGTACAGCTGCTGATCAACCTTTGTTCACCTGATCGTCTTGATGATCAGTCGTTTGCCCAGTGTGTGACTTTGCTTGATGGACATTATGGTCGTAGAAACGAGGTAGCCGAGGCCTATGTTTTCGACACTCGTACACAGTCTGCTACTGAGTCAATCCCGGAGTTTGTTTTGGCGTTGAAGAGGCTCTCAACGCACTGTAACTTTGGCCCGTCTGACCAACTGAAGCAGAAGTTGCGAAATAGGCTTGTGGCAGGGGTGAGGTCTGACGCTATTCGTCAAGCCCTAATCAGAGAGGGGCCAACTTTGACATGGGATGCGGCAGTCACTTTGGCCTCACAGATGGATGACTACCAGTCAAGCGCAATGGCTCAGCAGTCCAACAACCCTACGGCAGAAATCAAGACAACTCAGTCTGGCAGGAAAGGTCCAGCTGCTCAGAGGTTCCAGGTCCCCCAAAATTCAGCCCCTGGCCTGGGACCACCAGCAACCAAAGCTAAGTATCTTACTTCAAAATGTTGGAGATGTGGAAAATCCAATCATTCAGCTGACCAATGCAGGTTTCGAGATGCTACTTGCCACAACTGTGGTCGACTCGGCCATATTAAGCCTATGTGCACCAGGAAACGAGCTCAAACCAATTCAACTCAAGCTAATGCTGCTCATGCTGCTGACCATGTCGAAGCTGAGCAAATGTGTTCTGATTTTGACAATGTTTCACTTGCACAAACCCTAAGAGCAGCAAATTCTCATAATTCTAATCCTTATTGTGTTACTGTATCTGTGAACGGTGTCGATCTTGTCATGGAAATTGACACTGGTGCAACTGTTTCTTTGATCCCTTATGATGTGTaccaaaaacattttgctaatGCTAAGCTTACTCCATCTGGTATGCAATTCTGTAGTTTCACTGGAGATATGGTGATGAGTGAGGGAAAATTCTTGGTGTCTGTCAAGCATTTTGGCCGGGCTAGACAGCTGTGGCTGCATGTGCTGAGGGCGTCCCGCTTCACGCTGTTGGGAAGGGATTGGCTTAAGGAGTTACCCATTGACTGGCAATCGATCAAACTA ACAATCTAA